In Pseudobacteroides sp., the following are encoded in one genomic region:
- a CDS encoding carbohydrate binding domain-containing protein translates to MLTKRNISQLTVIAMFITIFITLLLLPLSAGAADDGSRIIVQGYIAPDLISSNANAKSGFKVLVSGTTVSQLTDANGFFKFEIQKKDGTIDLEVSKAGYLTRVVQKVAGNIDCILSTIDKPVLMYAGDVPKKGVQDSMINMIDVTVLASAFYATSSDPIYSPFADFNLDENIDMHDVIILAKHFGATTADYPAIIPITAQSPTPTNTTVPTPTPTNINTSLAPYTLAWSDDFDGDSINSDNWNVADTNVVYNNELEAYKTANAYVQDGNLVLEAKKEAYLGKNYTSGKVFTKGKQAWTYGRFEIKAKMPESQGIWPAIWMLPEDDNIYGGWPQGGEIDILELLGHQPNKIYGTVHYGNPHASGQGEYTLQSGKFSDSYHIYAFEWDPGEMRWYIDGTLYHTEKSWYTRDENEADSITYPAPFNRDFHLILNVAVGGDWPGNPDSTTILPSKMFVDYIKVYERKDGVYPPAGERPEINNTTARQPLPDGNYIYNGSFDQQNNDVAGMRNDGSSTDITNTSYWTFSHVDANNGVAEASNDNGAIKLDISTPGNNPYSVQIYQKPINVEKSDTYRVTFDAWASTERNMYVKVGSEADRGWANYSGDQIIALTTTPKEHTFDFKMTGDTNPAARLEFNVGAAGENIVHIDNVKLIKLPRDPNASREPLKNGNLIYNGSFDQGSKSMGFWNFKTSGNAVATGNVSDNIFDRYFQAAITNGGTGADSIVLSQSGLNIEKGKEYTVSFFAKAESARTIEADICSIADTPLVYPTEKSFSLTTDMTRYSFKFKMEQDTDARSQLRFKLGGNTAKVFIDNVFVKVSSQGIHVEAEDADVHGAITSEKDYVYFKADSYISKSITVPETGKYAISYKLSTSDANGWLSIGDTKHKESLPDTGGNSSWVNVTNSVNLNKGAQIIKIYGDAVNLDWFELSKDLVVGGSMTAPAADWAYWNTSGENAASIKSIDDGKLKVAITAVGDNPWSIGVNQSNISLEQGRQYRISFDAKSTINRKIRLSVDKADYSKYFSLDLDITNEMKNYIVDFPMSATDTNCTLTFSIGNVSGAAEAHDIYLDNVRMVEVADLYCQSLQSIVAPVITEDDTTAIITDIITDGTFETGIGAWGSYAGEASDPGAGAITLDATSGKLVADVTRVGDQNYKPQVKRGNLSLIQDKTYTLTFNASSTVDRAVEVTILDPNNNYQYFGGNKFVISNSATDYVLIFTAPATTTTAELQFNLGTIAGHESISVASAVSIDDVRLVEATTDISNDIFNETFDAGKASWSFNANGGAGSADIVANNNKELSVVVTTVGDANYKPQIQKSNITLENGVAYQLTLKARASVARTIELAFLELGSENQYDWYGGCKISVTDQTQTFTLTFTAKRSTTTAGLQINFGQIKDDQNNPLPSAASTIYLDDIVMVKQ, encoded by the coding sequence ATGCTTACGAAAAGAAATATTAGTCAACTTACGGTCATTGCAATGTTTATAACAATCTTTATAACATTGTTGTTATTACCGCTAAGTGCAGGAGCAGCAGATGATGGTTCAAGGATAATTGTTCAAGGGTATATTGCTCCTGACTTGATTTCATCAAATGCAAATGCTAAATCCGGTTTTAAAGTTTTAGTATCTGGTACTACAGTTAGTCAATTAACCGATGCAAATGGATTTTTCAAATTTGAAATCCAAAAGAAAGACGGTACAATCGATCTAGAGGTTTCGAAAGCAGGGTATCTCACAAGAGTTGTGCAAAAGGTAGCAGGTAATATTGATTGTATCCTGTCAACTATTGATAAGCCTGTTTTAATGTATGCTGGGGATGTTCCCAAAAAAGGTGTTCAAGACAGTATGATAAACATGATTGATGTTACGGTTTTAGCATCAGCCTTTTATGCGACATCAAGTGATCCAATATATAGCCCATTTGCTGATTTTAACCTGGATGAAAATATAGACATGCACGATGTTATAATATTGGCAAAGCATTTTGGTGCAACAACTGCGGATTATCCTGCAATAATTCCTATTACAGCCCAATCACCTACTCCTACAAATACAACAGTTCCAACACCAACTCCTACAAACATTAATACATCTTTAGCACCTTATACACTTGCATGGTCTGATGATTTCGATGGAGATTCAATAAACTCCGACAACTGGAATGTAGCCGATACAAATGTTGTTTACAACAATGAATTGGAAGCTTATAAGACAGCTAATGCCTATGTACAGGACGGTAACTTGGTTTTAGAAGCTAAAAAGGAAGCTTACCTTGGGAAAAACTATACCTCTGGCAAAGTGTTTACCAAAGGAAAGCAAGCATGGACATATGGTCGTTTTGAAATAAAAGCAAAAATGCCTGAATCCCAGGGAATTTGGCCTGCAATATGGATGTTGCCAGAAGATGACAATATTTATGGGGGTTGGCCTCAAGGTGGAGAAATTGACATACTGGAGTTATTGGGACATCAACCAAATAAGATTTATGGTACAGTCCATTATGGAAATCCCCATGCTTCAGGACAGGGTGAATATACTCTTCAGTCAGGCAAATTTTCTGATAGCTATCACATTTATGCCTTTGAATGGGATCCTGGCGAAATGAGATGGTATATTGACGGTACATTATACCACACCGAGAAAAGCTGGTATACAAGAGATGAAAACGAAGCAGACTCAATAACCTATCCTGCTCCCTTCAACAGAGATTTTCATTTGATATTAAACGTTGCAGTGGGAGGAGATTGGCCTGGAAACCCTGATTCGACAACTATCCTTCCATCAAAAATGTTTGTTGATTACATCAAAGTATATGAAAGAAAAGATGGAGTTTACCCACCTGCCGGCGAACGTCCTGAAATCAACAATACCACTGCAAGACAACCTTTACCAGATGGAAACTACATATATAATGGCAGCTTTGATCAACAGAATAATGATGTTGCTGGTATGAGAAATGACGGCAGCAGCACAGATATCACTAATACTTCCTATTGGACCTTCTCTCATGTTGATGCAAATAATGGTGTCGCAGAAGCATCAAATGATAATGGTGCTATAAAACTTGATATCTCCACTCCAGGTAATAACCCCTATTCCGTACAAATATATCAAAAACCAATTAATGTTGAAAAGTCAGATACATACCGTGTGACTTTTGATGCATGGGCTTCCACCGAAAGAAATATGTATGTAAAGGTTGGTTCTGAAGCTGATCGTGGTTGGGCAAACTATTCTGGGGATCAGATCATAGCACTTACAACAACACCTAAAGAACACACTTTTGATTTCAAGATGACCGGAGATACAAATCCTGCTGCAAGACTTGAATTCAATGTTGGTGCAGCTGGAGAAAATATTGTACATATTGATAATGTCAAATTGATTAAACTGCCGAGAGATCCTAATGCTTCCAGGGAACCATTGAAAAACGGCAATCTAATATACAACGGGTCCTTCGATCAAGGCTCAAAGAGCATGGGATTCTGGAATTTTAAAACCAGCGGCAATGCTGTTGCAACAGGTAATGTTAGTGATAATATTTTTGACCGTTATTTCCAGGCGGCTATAACAAACGGAGGAACGGGAGCAGATTCGATAGTCCTATCACAGAGCGGCTTAAACATAGAAAAGGGTAAAGAATACACCGTCAGCTTCTTTGCAAAAGCGGAATCTGCCAGAACTATAGAAGCAGATATATGCAGTATTGCTGATACTCCATTGGTCTATCCAACAGAAAAGTCATTTAGTCTTACAACTGATATGACTAGATATTCCTTTAAGTTCAAAATGGAACAGGATACTGATGCCAGATCTCAATTAAGGTTCAAACTTGGTGGAAATACTGCGAAAGTATTTATTGACAATGTTTTTGTGAAAGTTTCCAGCCAGGGAATCCATGTTGAGGCAGAAGACGCTGATGTTCATGGTGCAATAACTTCAGAAAAAGATTATGTATACTTTAAAGCTGATTCATATATCTCAAAGAGCATAACCGTACCTGAAACAGGTAAATATGCAATATCATACAAATTGTCCACCAGCGATGCAAACGGATGGCTCAGTATAGGAGACACAAAGCACAAAGAAAGCCTTCCTGATACAGGCGGTAATTCAAGTTGGGTGAATGTAACCAATTCAGTGAATCTTAATAAAGGAGCACAAATTATTAAGATCTATGGTGATGCTGTAAATCTTGACTGGTTTGAGTTATCCAAAGACCTTGTTGTTGGCGGAAGTATGACTGCTCCAGCAGCAGATTGGGCTTACTGGAATACAAGCGGAGAAAATGCCGCATCTATAAAATCCATTGATGATGGCAAATTGAAAGTAGCAATCACCGCTGTGGGTGATAACCCATGGAGCATCGGAGTAAATCAGTCAAATATTAGTCTTGAACAAGGACGCCAATACCGTATATCCTTTGATGCCAAGTCTACCATCAATAGAAAGATAAGATTATCTGTTGACAAGGCAGACTATTCAAAATATTTTAGTTTGGATTTAGATATAACAAATGAAATGAAAAATTATATTGTTGATTTTCCAATGAGTGCAACAGATACCAATTGTACCTTGACTTTTTCAATTGGAAATGTATCTGGTGCAGCAGAAGCTCATGATATTTATTTGGACAATGTCAGAATGGTTGAAGTAGCTGATCTTTACTGTCAGAGCCTTCAGTCCATTGTAGCACCGGTTATCACTGAGGATGATACTACTGCAATTATAACTGATATCATAACCGATGGAACCTTTGAAACTGGAATAGGTGCATGGGGATCATATGCGGGAGAAGCAAGCGATCCAGGGGCAGGAGCAATTACTTTAGATGCTACAAGCGGAAAACTTGTGGCTGATGTTACAAGAGTTGGAGATCAAAACTATAAACCTCAGGTAAAACGAGGCAACCTTTCCCTCATACAAGATAAAACCTACACTTTGACCTTTAATGCGTCTTCAACCGTGGACAGAGCAGTTGAAGTTACTATCCTGGATCCAAACAATAATTATCAGTACTTTGGTGGCAATAAATTTGTGATATCAAACTCCGCTACTGATTATGTCCTAATATTTACTGCTCCAGCCACAACTACAACAGCAGAACTTCAGTTCAATCTGGGTACAATAGCAGGTCACGAATCAATTTCAGTAGCTTCAGCGGTGTCCATTGATGATGTTAGACTGGTGGAAGCTACTACAGATATATCCAACGATATATTCAACGAAACCTTTGATGCAGGCAAGGCTTCATGGTCTTTCAACGCTAATGGAGGTGCTGGTTCAGCAGATATCGTCGCAAACAACAACAAAGAACTTAGTGTAGTTGTCACAACAGTGGGGGACGCAAATTATAAACCCCAAATTCAGAAATCAAATATCACCCTCGAAAACGGTGTAGCATATCAGCTTACATTGAAGGCAAGGGCATCTGTTGCAAGAACTATAGAACTCGCTTTCCTTGAACTTGGTTCAGAAAATCAATATGATTGGTATGGCGGATGTAAGATTAGCGTTACTGATCAGACTCAAACCTTCACACTAACCTTCACTGCAAAACGTAGTACAACTACAGCAGGGCTTCAGATAAACTTTGGACAAATTAAAGATGATCAAAACAATCCTTTACCATCAGCGGCATCCACAATTTATCTTGATGATATCGTTATGGTTAAACAATAA
- a CDS encoding dockerin type I domain-containing protein, protein MVIEDINKDGSVNMADVVLIAKVFGSIKGDVGFDAKCDLNYDNTINMSDIVKLALKFGYTYTL, encoded by the coding sequence GTGGTAATTGAGGACATCAATAAGGATGGCTCGGTTAATATGGCAGATGTAGTTTTGATAGCAAAAGTCTTCGGCTCAATAAAGGGTGACGTTGGGTTTGATGCAAAATGCGATTTAAACTATGACAACACAATAAACATGTCCGATATTGTCAAGTTGGCTTTAAAATTCGGGTATACCTATACGTTATAA